A stretch of Pogona vitticeps strain Pit_001003342236 chromosome 5, PviZW2.1, whole genome shotgun sequence DNA encodes these proteins:
- the AASDH gene encoding beta-alanine-activating enzyme isoform X5: MMTLQELVQMAAHLYPARRAVCFDACSSQTPVTYTYKTVVEVAMNLTDFLRKHCTVTGSSEVGLYCYPGINLPSWIIGILQLPAAYSVIDPDALPNLSAHFMKKCNFQYVLVDKDQVNKFTVAHGHLFSHNSLEVQNVGLFFFKKRERDVDAKRLAEHKDNNDKICAVATIMEAHALDQHLSKSSEELLDIRQKHSIAYILHTSGTTGLPKIVKVPHKCIVPNIVHLRDVFKITPDDTVFLASPLTFDPSVIELFIALSSGASLLIVPQQIKMMPQKLSEVLFQRHSVSVVQATPTLLRRFGVQCIKSTVLSAHSSLRILALGGEAFPGLNVLRSWKEKGNKTHIFNIYGITEVSCWATCYKVPEEFFSADHRFDLLVPLGAPLLGTTVEVKDANGSAILEGEGQVFIGGKERVCFLDDEVTLPMGTMRATGDFVRVKDTEMFFLGRKDNQIKRHGKRLDIQQVQQIVEGHSEVESCALIWYQEKKLILFVVPKGILERRHFLNKLQKCLPGHAVPDELLLIEILPFTSHGKIDVSELNKVYSDHLSSRRNKRKLSRKELWEGLQYLWKSLLNLPDDSSSILKDSLFLHSGGDSLKSLQFQEEIEYMVGRAVPSLLEVILSRSFEEVYQHVLKTVFPSDGLQLSCHGAVKRKLSESSTEDCSAKCVEPKSERSLSAKPDPVGFMAVNRGNRLFSVNALLKNQSNPEQGEDSAILKSMHDVTATNSAYVTELDSFGTPPVQENLGRTAEKWTLNIRWRSDLGKCVDASPLVVISTADKLSAFVYIGSHSHIIQAIDLYSGKVKWMRTLRDRIESSACISKCGNFIIVGCYHGFIYVLRSSDGEVHWTFKTEDAVKSSPAVDHSTGLVFIGSHDQHVYALDIYKEECVWKLHSEAGAVFSSPHLSLLPHQLYIGYGEQNLEAFLWKTYLLISTL; the protein is encoded by the exons ATGATGACCCTTCAAGAGCTTGTTCAGATGGCAGCCCATTTATATCCTGCAAGAAGAGCAGTGTGCTTTGATGCGTGCAGCAGTCAAACTCCTGTTACCTACACATATAAGACAGTTGTTGAAGTAGCCATGAACCTAACAGATTTCTTGAGGAAACATTGTACTGTCACTGGAAGTTCTGAGGTTGGCCTCTACTGCTACCCAGGGATAAATCTGCCTTCTTGGATTATAGG AATTCTCCAACTACCAGCTGCATATTCTgtgattgatccagatgctcttccAAATTTGTCAGCTCATTTTATGAAAAAATGTAATTTCCAATATGTTCTTGTTGACAAAGACCAAGTGAAT AAATTCACAGTAGCACATGGACACTTGTTTAGTCATAATTCCCTTGAAGTACAGAATGTTGGcttattctttttcaaaaaaagagagcgTGATGTGGATGCAAAACGGCTGGCAGAACATAAAGATAATAATGATAAAATTTGTGCAGTGGCAACTATCATGGAGGCGCATGCCTTGGACCAACATCTGTCAAAATCATCGGAAGAGCTGTTGGATATCAGACAAAAACATTCCATAGCATACATCTTGCATACATCGGGAACAACTGGACTCCCTAAAATTGTCAAAGTGCCTCATAAATGCATAGTACCAAATATTGTACATCTTCG aGATGTGTTCAAGATTACACCAGACGATACAGTATTTCTGGCCTCTCCATTAACATTTGATCCATCTGTCATTGAGCTGTTCATTGCTCTCTCGAGTGGGGCTTCTCTTCTTATAGTACCTCAACAAATTAAAATGATGCCACAGAAATTATCAGAGGTTCTCTTTCAGCGTCACAGTGTGTCTGTAGTACAG GCGACACCAACACTTCTTAGAAGATTTGGAGTTCAATGTATTAAATCAACTGTGTTATCTGCACATTCTTCGCTCCGAATCCTAGCTTTGGGTGGAGAAGCATTCCCTGGACTGAATGTGTTGAGAAgctggaaagaaaagggaaataaaacacaTATCTTTAATATCTATGGTATTACAGAAGTCTCGTGCTGGGCCACATGCTACAAGGTTCCTGAGGAGTTTTTTAGTGCTGATCATCG ATTTGATTTGCTGGTGCCACTGGGAGCTCCACTATTGGGAACAACTGTTGAAGTCAAAGATGCAAATGGTTCTGccattttggaaggggaaggcCAGGTGTTTATAG GAGGTAAAGAGCGTGTCTGTTTTCTTGATGATGAAGTAACACTGCCTATGGGAACAATGAGAGCAACTGGAGACTTTGTAAGAGTAAAAGATACCGAGATGTTTTTCTTGGGACGAAAGGACAATCAAATAAAACGTCATGGCAAGCGTCTTGATATTCAGCAAGTACAGCAG ATTGTAGAAGGTCACAGTGAAGTTGAAAGCTGTGCTTTGATATGGTATCAGGAGAAAAAACTAATTTTGTTTGTTGTGCCAAAAGGCATTTTGGAACgaagacactttttaaataagCTCCAGAAATGTCTTCCTGGTCATGCAGTTCCAGATGAGCTTTTGCTGATTGAAATTTTGCCATTTACATCACATG GCAAAATTGATGTGTCTGAGCTGAACAAGGTTTACAGTGATCATCTGAGCTCcagaagaaataagaggaagCTGAGCAGAAAAGAATTGTGGGAGGGATTGCAGTATTTATGGAAG TCTCTTCTGAATCTTCCAGATGATTCTAGCAGCATTTTGAAAGATTCATTGTTTTTACACAGTGGTGGGGATTCCTTAAAATCATTACAGTTCCAAGAAGAGATTGAATATATGGTAGGCAGAGCAGTCCCCAGCCTCTTGGAAGTGATTCTGAGTCGCTCCTTTGAAGAGGTGTACCAGCATGTCCTAAAAACAGTGTTCCCAAGCGATGGCCTACAATTAAGCTGTCATGGTGCTGTAAAGAGAAAACTGAGTGAAAGTAGCACAGAGGACTGCAGCGCAAAATGTGTGGAGCCAAAATCTGAAAGGTCGTTGAGTGCTAAGCCAGACCCAGTTGGATTTATGGCAGTAAATCGAGGAAACCGGTTGTTTTCTGTTAATGCACTTCTGAAGAATCAGAGTAATCCAGAACAAGGAGAGGACAGTGCCATTTTGAAGAGCATGCATGATGTAACAGCTACCAACAGCGCATATGTAACAGAACTTGATTCTTTTGGGACACCACCTGTGCAAGAGAATTTGGGAAGAACAGCAGAGAAGTGGACATTGAACATAAGATGGAGATCAGATCTTGGCAAGTGTGTAGATGCGTCTCCGCTAGTTGTAATATCAACTGCTGACAAGTTATCTGCTTTTGTTTATATTGGGTCCCATTCTCACATAATTCAAGCAATTGATTTATACTCGGGAAAAGTTAAGTGGATGAGAACCCTCAGAGATCGTATTGAGTCCTCTGCCTGCATATCTAAATGTGGCAACTTCATCATTGTTG GATGCTACCATGGATTCATATATGTACTCAGAAGCAGTGATGGGGAAGTGCACTGGACATTTAAAACTGAGGATGCTGTGAAAAGTTCTCCAGCTGTAGATCATTCCACAGGACTAGTCTTCATTGGGTCTCATGACCAGCATGTATATGCTTTAGATATTTAT AAAGAAGAGTGTGTTTGGAAGTTGCACAGTGAAGCTGGAGCtgtgttttcttctcctcatcTCAGTCTGTTACCACATCAGTTATATATTG GTTACGGGGAACAGAATTTGGAAGCATTTTTGTGGAAAACCTATCTTCTCATCTCCACATTGTGA
- the AASDH gene encoding beta-alanine-activating enzyme isoform X2, with translation MMTLQELVQMAAHLYPARRAVCFDACSSQTPVTYTYKTVVEVAMNLTDFLRKHCTVTGSSEVGLYCYPGINLPSWIIGILQLPAAYSVIDPDALPNLSAHFMKKCNFQYVLVDKDQVNKFTVAHGHLFSHNSLEVQNVGLFFFKKRERDVDAKRLAEHKDNNDKICAVATIMEAHALDQHLSKSSEELLDIRQKHSIAYILHTSGTTGLPKIVKVPHKCIVPNIVHLRDVFKITPDDTVFLASPLTFDPSVIELFIALSSGASLLIVPQQIKMMPQKLSEVLFQRHSVSVVQATPTLLRRFGVQCIKSTVLSAHSSLRILALGGEAFPGLNVLRSWKEKGNKTHIFNIYGITEVSCWATCYKVPEEFFSADHRFDLLVPLGAPLLGTTVEVKDANGSAILEGEGQVFIGGKERVCFLDDEVTLPMGTMRATGDFVRVKDTEMFFLGRKDNQIKRHGKRLDIQQVQQIVEGHSEVESCALIWYQEKKLILFVVPKGILERRHFLNKLQKCLPGHAVPDELLLIEILPFTSHGKIDVSELNKVYSDHLSSRRNKRKLSRKELWEGLQYLWKSLLNLPDDSSSILKDSLFLHSGGDSLKSLQFQEEIEYMVGRAVPSLLEVILSRSFEEVYQHVLKTVFPSDGLQLSCHGAVKRKLSESSTEDCSAKCVEPKSERSLSAKPDPVGFMAVNRGNRLFSVNALLKNQSNPEQGEDSAILKSMHDVTATNSAYVTELDSFGTPPVQENLGRTAEKWTLNIRWRSDLGKCVDASPLVVISTADKLSAFVYIGSHSHIIQAIDLYSGKVKWMRTLRDRIESSACISKCGNFIIVGCYHGFIYVLRSSDGEVHWTFKTEDAVKSSPAVDHSTGLVFIGSHDQHVYALDIYVTGNRIWKHFCGKPIFSSPHCDKNYVFVGCVDGNLYCFNHSGEKVWQFSSNGPIFSSPCVSSCASEIFFGSHDCCVYCCNKEGQLVWKFETTSAVYATPFVFHSHDSEDKTLLAVVSTDGRIWILNTKTGFVEGTEKLPGEVFSSPVVWGSAIVVGCRNNFVYCLDICISKTNKTA, from the exons ATGATGACCCTTCAAGAGCTTGTTCAGATGGCAGCCCATTTATATCCTGCAAGAAGAGCAGTGTGCTTTGATGCGTGCAGCAGTCAAACTCCTGTTACCTACACATATAAGACAGTTGTTGAAGTAGCCATGAACCTAACAGATTTCTTGAGGAAACATTGTACTGTCACTGGAAGTTCTGAGGTTGGCCTCTACTGCTACCCAGGGATAAATCTGCCTTCTTGGATTATAGG AATTCTCCAACTACCAGCTGCATATTCTgtgattgatccagatgctcttccAAATTTGTCAGCTCATTTTATGAAAAAATGTAATTTCCAATATGTTCTTGTTGACAAAGACCAAGTGAAT AAATTCACAGTAGCACATGGACACTTGTTTAGTCATAATTCCCTTGAAGTACAGAATGTTGGcttattctttttcaaaaaaagagagcgTGATGTGGATGCAAAACGGCTGGCAGAACATAAAGATAATAATGATAAAATTTGTGCAGTGGCAACTATCATGGAGGCGCATGCCTTGGACCAACATCTGTCAAAATCATCGGAAGAGCTGTTGGATATCAGACAAAAACATTCCATAGCATACATCTTGCATACATCGGGAACAACTGGACTCCCTAAAATTGTCAAAGTGCCTCATAAATGCATAGTACCAAATATTGTACATCTTCG aGATGTGTTCAAGATTACACCAGACGATACAGTATTTCTGGCCTCTCCATTAACATTTGATCCATCTGTCATTGAGCTGTTCATTGCTCTCTCGAGTGGGGCTTCTCTTCTTATAGTACCTCAACAAATTAAAATGATGCCACAGAAATTATCAGAGGTTCTCTTTCAGCGTCACAGTGTGTCTGTAGTACAG GCGACACCAACACTTCTTAGAAGATTTGGAGTTCAATGTATTAAATCAACTGTGTTATCTGCACATTCTTCGCTCCGAATCCTAGCTTTGGGTGGAGAAGCATTCCCTGGACTGAATGTGTTGAGAAgctggaaagaaaagggaaataaaacacaTATCTTTAATATCTATGGTATTACAGAAGTCTCGTGCTGGGCCACATGCTACAAGGTTCCTGAGGAGTTTTTTAGTGCTGATCATCG ATTTGATTTGCTGGTGCCACTGGGAGCTCCACTATTGGGAACAACTGTTGAAGTCAAAGATGCAAATGGTTCTGccattttggaaggggaaggcCAGGTGTTTATAG GAGGTAAAGAGCGTGTCTGTTTTCTTGATGATGAAGTAACACTGCCTATGGGAACAATGAGAGCAACTGGAGACTTTGTAAGAGTAAAAGATACCGAGATGTTTTTCTTGGGACGAAAGGACAATCAAATAAAACGTCATGGCAAGCGTCTTGATATTCAGCAAGTACAGCAG ATTGTAGAAGGTCACAGTGAAGTTGAAAGCTGTGCTTTGATATGGTATCAGGAGAAAAAACTAATTTTGTTTGTTGTGCCAAAAGGCATTTTGGAACgaagacactttttaaataagCTCCAGAAATGTCTTCCTGGTCATGCAGTTCCAGATGAGCTTTTGCTGATTGAAATTTTGCCATTTACATCACATG GCAAAATTGATGTGTCTGAGCTGAACAAGGTTTACAGTGATCATCTGAGCTCcagaagaaataagaggaagCTGAGCAGAAAAGAATTGTGGGAGGGATTGCAGTATTTATGGAAG TCTCTTCTGAATCTTCCAGATGATTCTAGCAGCATTTTGAAAGATTCATTGTTTTTACACAGTGGTGGGGATTCCTTAAAATCATTACAGTTCCAAGAAGAGATTGAATATATGGTAGGCAGAGCAGTCCCCAGCCTCTTGGAAGTGATTCTGAGTCGCTCCTTTGAAGAGGTGTACCAGCATGTCCTAAAAACAGTGTTCCCAAGCGATGGCCTACAATTAAGCTGTCATGGTGCTGTAAAGAGAAAACTGAGTGAAAGTAGCACAGAGGACTGCAGCGCAAAATGTGTGGAGCCAAAATCTGAAAGGTCGTTGAGTGCTAAGCCAGACCCAGTTGGATTTATGGCAGTAAATCGAGGAAACCGGTTGTTTTCTGTTAATGCACTTCTGAAGAATCAGAGTAATCCAGAACAAGGAGAGGACAGTGCCATTTTGAAGAGCATGCATGATGTAACAGCTACCAACAGCGCATATGTAACAGAACTTGATTCTTTTGGGACACCACCTGTGCAAGAGAATTTGGGAAGAACAGCAGAGAAGTGGACATTGAACATAAGATGGAGATCAGATCTTGGCAAGTGTGTAGATGCGTCTCCGCTAGTTGTAATATCAACTGCTGACAAGTTATCTGCTTTTGTTTATATTGGGTCCCATTCTCACATAATTCAAGCAATTGATTTATACTCGGGAAAAGTTAAGTGGATGAGAACCCTCAGAGATCGTATTGAGTCCTCTGCCTGCATATCTAAATGTGGCAACTTCATCATTGTTG GATGCTACCATGGATTCATATATGTACTCAGAAGCAGTGATGGGGAAGTGCACTGGACATTTAAAACTGAGGATGCTGTGAAAAGTTCTCCAGCTGTAGATCATTCCACAGGACTAGTCTTCATTGGGTCTCATGACCAGCATGTATATGCTTTAGATATTTAT GTTACGGGGAACAGAATTTGGAAGCATTTTTGTGGAAAACCTATCTTCTCATCTCCACATTGTGACAAGAACTATGTGTTTGTTGGATGTGTGGATGGAAATTTATATTGCTTTAATCACTCTGGAGAAAAG GTTTGGCAGTTTTCCAGCAACGGACCAATTTTTTCATCGCCCTGTGTTTCCAGTTGTGCCAGTGAGATATTCTTTGGCTCTCATGACTGCTGTGTTTACTGCTGTAATAAGGAAGGCCAACTGGTATGGAAGTTTGAAACCACTTCAGCTGTGTATGCAACACCATTTGTTTTCCACAGTCATGATTCGGAAGATAAAACACTTTTGGCAGTGGTGTCTACAGATGGCAGAATATGGATCCTGAACACCAAAACTGGTTTTGTAGAAGGCACAGAGAAACTTCCGGGAGAAGTGTTCTCGTCTCCTGTGGTATGGGGGTCAGCAATTGTTGTAGGTTGTagaaataattttgtttattgtttagaTATATGTATATCTAAAACCAATAAAACTGCCTAA
- the AASDH gene encoding beta-alanine-activating enzyme isoform X1: MMTLQELVQMAAHLYPARRAVCFDACSSQTPVTYTYKTVVEVAMNLTDFLRKHCTVTGSSEVGLYCYPGINLPSWIIGILQLPAAYSVIDPDALPNLSAHFMKKCNFQYVLVDKDQVNKFTVAHGHLFSHNSLEVQNVGLFFFKKRERDVDAKRLAEHKDNNDKICAVATIMEAHALDQHLSKSSEELLDIRQKHSIAYILHTSGTTGLPKIVKVPHKCIVPNIVHLRDVFKITPDDTVFLASPLTFDPSVIELFIALSSGASLLIVPQQIKMMPQKLSEVLFQRHSVSVVQATPTLLRRFGVQCIKSTVLSAHSSLRILALGGEAFPGLNVLRSWKEKGNKTHIFNIYGITEVSCWATCYKVPEEFFSADHRFDLLVPLGAPLLGTTVEVKDANGSAILEGEGQVFIGGKERVCFLDDEVTLPMGTMRATGDFVRVKDTEMFFLGRKDNQIKRHGKRLDIQQVQQIVEGHSEVESCALIWYQEKKLILFVVPKGILERRHFLNKLQKCLPGHAVPDELLLIEILPFTSHGKIDVSELNKVYSDHLSSRRNKRKLSRKELWEGLQYLWKSLLNLPDDSSSILKDSLFLHSGGDSLKSLQFQEEIEYMVGRAVPSLLEVILSRSFEEVYQHVLKTVFPSDGLQLSCHGAVKRKLSESSTEDCSAKCVEPKSERSLSAKPDPVGFMAVNRGNRLFSVNALLKNQSNPEQGEDSAILKSMHDVTATNSAYVTELDSFGTPPVQENLGRTAEKWTLNIRWRSDLGKCVDASPLVVISTADKLSAFVYIGSHSHIIQAIDLYSGKVKWMRTLRDRIESSACISKCGNFIIVGCYHGFIYVLRSSDGEVHWTFKTEDAVKSSPAVDHSTGLVFIGSHDQHVYALDIYKEECVWKLHSEAGAVFSSPHLSLLPHQLYIGTLGGLLLAINPVTGNRIWKHFCGKPIFSSPHCDKNYVFVGCVDGNLYCFNHSGEKVWQFSSNGPIFSSPCVSSCASEIFFGSHDCCVYCCNKEGQLVWKFETTSAVYATPFVFHSHDSEDKTLLAVVSTDGRIWILNTKTGFVEGTEKLPGEVFSSPVVWGSAIVVGCRNNFVYCLDICISKTNKTA; this comes from the exons ATGATGACCCTTCAAGAGCTTGTTCAGATGGCAGCCCATTTATATCCTGCAAGAAGAGCAGTGTGCTTTGATGCGTGCAGCAGTCAAACTCCTGTTACCTACACATATAAGACAGTTGTTGAAGTAGCCATGAACCTAACAGATTTCTTGAGGAAACATTGTACTGTCACTGGAAGTTCTGAGGTTGGCCTCTACTGCTACCCAGGGATAAATCTGCCTTCTTGGATTATAGG AATTCTCCAACTACCAGCTGCATATTCTgtgattgatccagatgctcttccAAATTTGTCAGCTCATTTTATGAAAAAATGTAATTTCCAATATGTTCTTGTTGACAAAGACCAAGTGAAT AAATTCACAGTAGCACATGGACACTTGTTTAGTCATAATTCCCTTGAAGTACAGAATGTTGGcttattctttttcaaaaaaagagagcgTGATGTGGATGCAAAACGGCTGGCAGAACATAAAGATAATAATGATAAAATTTGTGCAGTGGCAACTATCATGGAGGCGCATGCCTTGGACCAACATCTGTCAAAATCATCGGAAGAGCTGTTGGATATCAGACAAAAACATTCCATAGCATACATCTTGCATACATCGGGAACAACTGGACTCCCTAAAATTGTCAAAGTGCCTCATAAATGCATAGTACCAAATATTGTACATCTTCG aGATGTGTTCAAGATTACACCAGACGATACAGTATTTCTGGCCTCTCCATTAACATTTGATCCATCTGTCATTGAGCTGTTCATTGCTCTCTCGAGTGGGGCTTCTCTTCTTATAGTACCTCAACAAATTAAAATGATGCCACAGAAATTATCAGAGGTTCTCTTTCAGCGTCACAGTGTGTCTGTAGTACAG GCGACACCAACACTTCTTAGAAGATTTGGAGTTCAATGTATTAAATCAACTGTGTTATCTGCACATTCTTCGCTCCGAATCCTAGCTTTGGGTGGAGAAGCATTCCCTGGACTGAATGTGTTGAGAAgctggaaagaaaagggaaataaaacacaTATCTTTAATATCTATGGTATTACAGAAGTCTCGTGCTGGGCCACATGCTACAAGGTTCCTGAGGAGTTTTTTAGTGCTGATCATCG ATTTGATTTGCTGGTGCCACTGGGAGCTCCACTATTGGGAACAACTGTTGAAGTCAAAGATGCAAATGGTTCTGccattttggaaggggaaggcCAGGTGTTTATAG GAGGTAAAGAGCGTGTCTGTTTTCTTGATGATGAAGTAACACTGCCTATGGGAACAATGAGAGCAACTGGAGACTTTGTAAGAGTAAAAGATACCGAGATGTTTTTCTTGGGACGAAAGGACAATCAAATAAAACGTCATGGCAAGCGTCTTGATATTCAGCAAGTACAGCAG ATTGTAGAAGGTCACAGTGAAGTTGAAAGCTGTGCTTTGATATGGTATCAGGAGAAAAAACTAATTTTGTTTGTTGTGCCAAAAGGCATTTTGGAACgaagacactttttaaataagCTCCAGAAATGTCTTCCTGGTCATGCAGTTCCAGATGAGCTTTTGCTGATTGAAATTTTGCCATTTACATCACATG GCAAAATTGATGTGTCTGAGCTGAACAAGGTTTACAGTGATCATCTGAGCTCcagaagaaataagaggaagCTGAGCAGAAAAGAATTGTGGGAGGGATTGCAGTATTTATGGAAG TCTCTTCTGAATCTTCCAGATGATTCTAGCAGCATTTTGAAAGATTCATTGTTTTTACACAGTGGTGGGGATTCCTTAAAATCATTACAGTTCCAAGAAGAGATTGAATATATGGTAGGCAGAGCAGTCCCCAGCCTCTTGGAAGTGATTCTGAGTCGCTCCTTTGAAGAGGTGTACCAGCATGTCCTAAAAACAGTGTTCCCAAGCGATGGCCTACAATTAAGCTGTCATGGTGCTGTAAAGAGAAAACTGAGTGAAAGTAGCACAGAGGACTGCAGCGCAAAATGTGTGGAGCCAAAATCTGAAAGGTCGTTGAGTGCTAAGCCAGACCCAGTTGGATTTATGGCAGTAAATCGAGGAAACCGGTTGTTTTCTGTTAATGCACTTCTGAAGAATCAGAGTAATCCAGAACAAGGAGAGGACAGTGCCATTTTGAAGAGCATGCATGATGTAACAGCTACCAACAGCGCATATGTAACAGAACTTGATTCTTTTGGGACACCACCTGTGCAAGAGAATTTGGGAAGAACAGCAGAGAAGTGGACATTGAACATAAGATGGAGATCAGATCTTGGCAAGTGTGTAGATGCGTCTCCGCTAGTTGTAATATCAACTGCTGACAAGTTATCTGCTTTTGTTTATATTGGGTCCCATTCTCACATAATTCAAGCAATTGATTTATACTCGGGAAAAGTTAAGTGGATGAGAACCCTCAGAGATCGTATTGAGTCCTCTGCCTGCATATCTAAATGTGGCAACTTCATCATTGTTG GATGCTACCATGGATTCATATATGTACTCAGAAGCAGTGATGGGGAAGTGCACTGGACATTTAAAACTGAGGATGCTGTGAAAAGTTCTCCAGCTGTAGATCATTCCACAGGACTAGTCTTCATTGGGTCTCATGACCAGCATGTATATGCTTTAGATATTTAT AAAGAAGAGTGTGTTTGGAAGTTGCACAGTGAAGCTGGAGCtgtgttttcttctcctcatcTCAGTCTGTTACCACATCAGTTATATATTGGTACGCTTGGAGGACTGTTGCTAGCTATAAATCCT GTTACGGGGAACAGAATTTGGAAGCATTTTTGTGGAAAACCTATCTTCTCATCTCCACATTGTGACAAGAACTATGTGTTTGTTGGATGTGTGGATGGAAATTTATATTGCTTTAATCACTCTGGAGAAAAG GTTTGGCAGTTTTCCAGCAACGGACCAATTTTTTCATCGCCCTGTGTTTCCAGTTGTGCCAGTGAGATATTCTTTGGCTCTCATGACTGCTGTGTTTACTGCTGTAATAAGGAAGGCCAACTGGTATGGAAGTTTGAAACCACTTCAGCTGTGTATGCAACACCATTTGTTTTCCACAGTCATGATTCGGAAGATAAAACACTTTTGGCAGTGGTGTCTACAGATGGCAGAATATGGATCCTGAACACCAAAACTGGTTTTGTAGAAGGCACAGAGAAACTTCCGGGAGAAGTGTTCTCGTCTCCTGTGGTATGGGGGTCAGCAATTGTTGTAGGTTGTagaaataattttgtttattgtttagaTATATGTATATCTAAAACCAATAAAACTGCCTAA